The nucleotide sequence AGTTTAATTGGTGGAAATCAGCAATCTTTATCGCGAGGTACTAGTGAACAAAATGAAGGGGAAATTTCAGTCAAACTTGTTGAATTAGCAGAACGAGATCGCTCCATTTTTGAGTTTGTTGAGCAGTTTGAAAAACAAGTACAGCAGGAAATTGGAGAGCGAGCAGAAGTGACGTTTTCACTGTCATCTTCTTCCGGATCAACACCGAACTCCTTAACATTCCGTGTGACAGACAGCAATGAGCCTCAGCTGAAAAAAACGGTCGCTTCCATCCAGCAACGTGTTGCAAAGATTGACTCTGTTATTGAGGTAACGACTGATTTGGATGAAGTGAAAGAGGAAATTCAAATTGAAGTAAATCGTGATGATGCACTACAATATGGGCTAATGCCCGCACAAATCGCGCAAACCGTCAATATGATGACACGAGGTGCATTTACAACACAGATTATAGCCGAAGATGGTGAAGTACTTGGAGTATACACTGGTTTCGGAAAAGCGTATCGCGAAGATGTAGAAGCACTTAAAACGATGAAGCTTCGAACAAATGCCGGGGTGTTTGTCGAACTCCAGCAGCTGGCATCGGTTGAAATAAAAGAAACCCAAACGGCTATTCGAAGATCGGATCAGGCATCGGCTGTTGCGGTATTTGTAAAATACAATACGTCCGAATCACTTAGCGGCATTTCCCGAAAAGTGGATGAAGCAATTGAAGAAGACGGCATTCCTGCAACATCGAAAGTTGTTTTTGGCGGTGACCGTGAACTGTTCGACAGTGCAAAACAAGATATGATTTTAGCCATTCTGCTGGCGGTCATTTTAATTTATCTAGTAATGGGCGCTCAATTCGAATCATTTAAGCTACCGTTTGTTATGATGTTCAGTGTTCCGTTAATGATTATCGGTGTCGCTGTTTCATTATTTGTAACAAATACATTGCTCGGTGTCACAGCCATTATCGGAATCCTTATATTAGTAGGGATTGTCGTGAATAACGGTATTGTTCTCATTGATTATATTAATCAAAAAAGACAGCTCGGATTAAATATACAAGATGCCATTATTACTGGCGCGCAGGATCGTATGAGACCTATTTTAATGACGGCCCTGACGACTATTTTAGGGTTGGTACCATTAGCATTGGGAATTGGCGAAGGGACAGAAATGAATCAGCCAATGGCAGTTGTCGTTATTGGAGGGCTGATCAGTTCAACAATTCTGACGTTATTTATCGTACCGATTATCTACAGCTTGATTGAAAGGGAAGCAAAACAATAGATCGTTATGTAAAATTTTGATGAATTCTAAAAGAATGGTTTGATTTTTCGTGACGTTATCGGTAAAATAGCAATATAATAATTGAATTGAATATCCAATTGACATTTGTCAAAGGGGAGTAGCTATAAGAGATTTAAGTAGCAGCCTGTCGTTTTAGATAAGCGCTATATTTAAATGTACTTACTTCACATTCGTCATTACATGGTTAGGAGCCATCGGGTGTGATAGCATTATGTGCTTAGCAAGACCTTTGCCTATATTACATAGGCAGAGGTCTTTTCTTTTTTGACCAAAAAGGGTATTTTTTCAAATTTACATTATTAACGCCTAATTTATTGGGTACAAGTAAATAATAAGGAGGAGAAATTTCATGGAAGCAATTTTATTAGAATACGCATGGGTCTTACTTGTATTAGTATTCCTTGAAGGACTGTTAGCTGCAGATAATGCAGTTGTAATGGCAGTAATGGTTAAACATTTACCGAAAGAACAACAGAAAAAGGCATTATTTTACGGATTATTCGGTGCGTTCGTATTCCGTTTCATCGCACTGTTCCTTATTACGTTCTTAGCGAAATACTGGGAAATTCAGGCGCTTGGTGCGGCTTATCTATTATTCATATCCATAAAACATCTATACGATAATCACTTTAAAAAGCAGGATGAGGATTCGGAAATCAAAGAAGGTAAAGGCTCTGGTTTCTGGATGACAGTATTAAAAGTAGAGCTTGCGGATATTGCATTTGCGATTGACTCAATGCTTGCAGCAGTAGCTATTGCTATGACTTTACCGCATATTAGTGATTACCATATTGGCGGAATTAATGCCGGTCCATTTGCTGTTATGTTCCTTGGTGGTTTTATTGGGCTTGTCATTATGCGTTTCGCGGCACAAATGTTTGTTAAACTGTTAAACGACTATCCGACATTGGAAACTGCGGCCTTTTTAATTGTAGGTTGGGTAGGTGTCAAATTGGCTGTATTAGCATTAGGACATGAGAACTTGGCAATTATCGACCCGCATTTCCCTCATTCTACAACATGGAAAGCAATCTTCTGGGTCGTGCTCCTTGGACTTGCAGTAGGCGGCTATTTAGTAAGTGTGTACAAAAACAAAAAAGCTAAAGCAGAATAATAAATGATTTAGGAGATACTTCAACTATTAGAAGTATCTTCTTTTCATTTTCTATAGTATTCTTTATACTAGAAAAAATGTAATTAATTATCGGAGGCCATCATATGCCTTTTAAAAAGTTCGAAAAGCGGAAAATCACTCCTTTCCAAATTTTAATCACTTATTATTCTGTAGCCATTTTAATTTCGTTTCTATTGCTGCGCCTTCCAGGGGTACATTTGGAAGGCGTCCACGTATCGTTTCTGGATAGTCTATTTACGGCAGTTAGTGCGGTTAGTGTAACGGGTTTAACAACCGTTACTGTAGCAGAGACCTACAGTAGCTTTGGGCTTGCAATGATTTTGCTGATCCTGCAATTTGGCGCGATCGGGATAATGTCCATCGGTACGTTTTTATGGCTGCTGTTTGGTAAGAAAATTGGTATGCGTGAACGTCAGCTCATCATGATTGACCATAATCAGTATAATTTATCAGGTGTTGTTGCATTAATTCGTCAAATTGCCAAGCTGCTGTTTATGATTGAACTTACCGGTGCCTTTATATTAACGGTTCATTTTAAGCGTTATTTTGCGACATGGGAAGAGTCGGCGATTAATGGATTGTTTGCGGCCATTTCTGCGACAACAAATGGAGGCTTTGATATTACAGGAATGAGTTTGCAGCCGTTTCACCACGACTATTTCATCCAATTTGTTTGTATGATTTTAATCTTCCTGGGAGCAATCGGTTTTCCTGTATTAATTGAAGTGAAGGCCTATTTAACGAAAAAGGATCCGGCATTTCGCTTTAGCTTATTTACAAAGGTTACGACATTCACGTATGTAGCTTTATTTATTTTTGGTTCAGTTGTAATTTTTATTATTGAATCTTTCCAGTCATTTAAAGGGATGCGATGGCATGAGGCGGCGTTTACGGCCATGTTCCAATCGGTTTCCACCAGATCGGCCGGTTTAACGACCTTTGACGTAACATCGTTTAACGAGGCGACACAGCTCTTTATGAGTGCGCTAATGTTTATCGGGGCGTCACCAAGTTCTGTTGGGGGCGGAATCCGTACAACGACATTTGCAATAGTTATTTTGTTTTTAATCGCATTTTCCCGCGGGCAGTCGGAAATTCAAATTTTTAACCGGGAAATTCATGTAATCGATGTATTCCGTTCGTTTGCGGTACTGATTTTTGCTATTATTATGGTGCTCGGCGCTGCGATGGTATTGTTTATTACAGAGTCCCGCGCAACGATGATGGAAGTCATATTTGAAATTACTTCAGCGTTCGGAACTTGCGGGATGTCGCTTGGCATAACAGGGGACTTAACAGCATTCGGGAAGATGGTCATTATGGTGCTCATGTTTGTAGGGCGTGTAGGACTCATTTCTTTCCTGTATTCAATCGGCGGGTCTGCCCAGAAGAAGAAGTACCATTACCCGAAGGAACGGATCATCATCGGGTAAGTATTTTAAAAAAAACGTAAAAACGTCCATTTCCTTTTTAAGGAATGGGCGTTCTTTAATTTATTGAAGCACAGTTATTTTTCATGCAATGTGAGAATCATCAGTCTGTAAATAGTAAAAACTCCGATATATGCACCGGAAATCAAAAAGAGTTCATTTAAAAACAGACCATGGATTTTTGTCATAAATACTGCATCATCAATAATGATCTGATAAATGGAGGTAGATGCAATACTGCCGAAAATGATGACAAAAATAACAGCAAGTATATTGAAAACAAGAGCGGACTTGCTAATTTTCTTTCTTAAAAGAACCATAATAAGCGGAACAACAATGCTTGAAATAACTAAAAATATTTTCAAAAATAGCACTCCTTTCTTCTTATTTGAATTATGCCCTCTTTTTTTGGGTATAAAACGAGTAGGCTGACTGCAGCTTTGTTTAATCATATCGGCGGAATAGATAATAGCCGAATGGTTAATTTATAAAATGGAGGTGATATATATGGAGAAAAAGAAAGGGAATGACCGACAAAACATGAAAGAAGAAGTTGGACCAGAATTAAACCCTGATGATTTGGATCTTCGTGAAGACAATGATTTAACAGAAGAACAATCTAAAAATAGTCCGGAAAAAAAGCAAACGGATTCTAAAACAAAATAAGTTTTCAGTTCAAAAACGCTGCACACTCTATAGTAAGAGTTTGCAGCGTTTTTAAATTAATTGAATGTGCTGAAGTAAGGCTGTTGTCCATTGCGGAAGTATGTGAATAAATAGCCCGTTTCCTTTTGTGGTGCACCGACTTCATAATTTTGCAAATCGATGTGGAACGGAATAATTAAAGAATGTTTGAATAATTCGCGTTCAGTTATCTGCATAGCTGCAAATTCCTCGCCTACAAGAGATGGGTTTTCTTTAATACGTGCATAGACATCTTTCATATCAGCTTCAGAAAGACGATCATTCCACCACAGTTTACGCGGCTGGAACTGCTGACCTTGCAGGAAGTCGTATTTCATCAAGCTTGTAGTCACTTCTAAGTCAGCATGCTCGACCGTTTGAAGGAACTCAAGTAAACGACGGAATAAATCTTCAAGCTGGTGTCCAATACGTGACCAGCCTTTTGTTTCCCAGTATGTGCCGAAGCTTTGGAAGAAGTCGAATGGCGTTTCAAATACTTTTGTTACTAAATATTCAATTGTATTGTCCATACGATGTGCATTCCAATACTTTTCCAGTACGTCTTCCGCATGTTTAATACGGACAATATCATCAAAAGTTAATACATTATTTGAGAAAATTTCATATGGAGAAATATCAACATATGTGTAGCCGTACTTTTCGGCTTCCAATCGTAAGCCTGTCCCACGTAGCAATTTCAGGAAGCCAAGTTGCAGCTCTTCTGGGCGCATCGCAAAGACATCATTAAATGTTTTACGGAATGATGCATAATCCTCTTCAGGCAATCCGGCAATTAAATCCAGATGCTGATCGATTTTGCCGCCTTCTTTTACCATCGTGACAGTACGAGTAAGTTTCTCGAAGTTTTGACGACGTTTTACAAGGTCGTTTGTTAAGTCATTCGTTGACTGGACACCAATCTCAAAACGAAACAGCCCTTTCGGAGCATTGTCATTTAAGAATTGGATGACTTCAGGACGCATAATGTCTGCCGTAATTTCGAACTGGAATACGACACCCGGCTGATGTTCATCAATTAAAAACTGGAACATTTCCATCGCATAACTACGACTAATATTAAATGTACGGTCAACGAATTTAATCGTTTTTGCACCGTTATTCATTAAGTAGCGAATATCTTCTTTAATCTTCTCGCGGTTAAAATAACGAACCCCTACTTCAATAGAAGATAGGCAGAATTGACAGCTAAATGGACAGCCGCGGCTCGTTTCAATATATTGAATCCGTTTACCTAAGTGAGGTAAATCTTCTTCAAATCGGAAAGGGGAAGCAATTTCCCGCAAATCGATTTTAGGTGGCTGTGCATGGATTTTTAATTTGCCTTCTTCCAAATAGCAAATGCCCGGCACTTTTTCGAGTGGAATCTCACCATTGAAGTGGCGAAGCATTTCTTTAAATGAAACTTCACCTTCACCCATAATAATGAAGTCAATTTCTTCATGTTTACGAATCCATTCATGGACATCATAGGAAACTTCCGGACCGCCTAAAATAATTTTAACATTCGGCAATACCGTTTTTAGCATACGGATTACCGCAATCGTTTCATTAATATTCCAAATATAACAGCTGAATCCGACGACATCCGGTTTCTTTTGGAAAAGGTCGGATACGATGTTGAAAGCAGGGTCTTTAATTGTATATTCAGCAAGCTCACAGTCGAATTCAGGCAGTGCTGCTGCTTTTAAATAGCGAATCGCTAAGTTAGTATGAATATATTTTGCGTTGAGTGTACTTAATATAATTTTCATAATTTTATTCTCCTCTTCATAAAGTCTATTGTAGCAGTGTAAACAGATACAAACAATATGGGAGAATATACCCATTTTATTCCAAATAGTAATGTGAAATAATATACGGTAAGTATACAATTCTGAAAATTCTATAATATTTGAAATTGGGGGTAATAGGTGTAGTGGAAGGCCAATTGAATTATATGTTAGAAGAGCTTTTTCAGCAATCCAATGAACAAATCATTATATTGAACCGCCAAGGTAAAATTGAATTTATGAATAGTAAGGCAGAAGAAATATTGCAATCAGTTCACTTACCAAAGTGTTTTTGGGAAAGTGCGGATAAAATTAGTGGTGAGTGGGAGCGATTTATAAGTTCTGTAAATGAAAAATCAACATCTACTGCTACTTTTACATTAATAAATAAATACCATCAAAAAATACCGGTTCAAGTTTGGGGTCACTATTTAGAACATAAACAACTGATTTTTACTCGAATACAAGTAAACCCTTCCAATGTCATTTCATTTGAAGAAAAAAGTAAAACACTAATGTTTCAAAATTTAATAGACGGAATGGCACAAGGTGTAATATTAACGATGTTGAACGGAAAGATTATATCAGGTAATGCTATGGCATTACATTTACTTGATCGAAAAGCAGCTCAAATAGAAAATAGAAGCTATGATTATCTATTTGAAGATTGCCAGTACGATTCCCAGGTCATTACTCAATATTATAAGAAAATTTCCAACAGGGAAATGGCCAGTATTTTTGTTATGAGAAAAACTGAAGATGGAAATACAGTCTATTTGAATTTTATTAGCAAAGTAGATGAAAATTTAGGAATATTAGTTACAACAATTATTGATCAAACAGAAGAGATGATGTTGCTGAAAAGAATTGAGCATCAGCAATCTTTATCTTTTATTGGTCAAAATATCGCATCGATTGCCCATGAAATACGTAATCCGATGACATCGATTCAAGGTTTTATTCAGATGATAAAAAGCAGCTTAAATGAGCAGGAATATCCTTACTTCAAAATTTTGGAATCTGAATTGAAGCGTATGGATGATTTACTTGGAGATCTTCTGAATATTTCTAAACCAAAGAAACAAATATTTCAAATGGTTGATATGAAGGAAGTTGTAGACCAGTCAATCCAGCGTATGCAGCCTCTAGCAATGAAAACAAATGCTATGATTTTATTTGAATATGACGAAAAAGTAGAATACCGGATTAACGGGGACTTTAATCGCCTGATGCAAATGATCATGAACTTGCTGAAAAATGCCATCGAAGCTATGGATACGAATAATTATATTGTCGTCCGTTTACTTAACCGAGGCAAAAATACGCTTCAGCTTTCAGTTGAGGATAGTGGCAAAGGGATGAATGCGGTCGATATTGAAAATGCTTTAAATCCTTTTTACACAACAAAAGAAACAGGATCTGGACTGGGGTTAATGCTTGTACAATCTGTCATTAAAGAGCATAATGGGACTCTTCACATTGAAAGTGAGCAAGGTGCAGGATCTAAGTTTTTAATTGATTTTGATTTACGGAATGAAATTGAATATTTAAATTCTTCTCCTTCTTATTCAATGAGAGTGGCTAGAATGGCGGCAATTTCGAAGTGATTTTGACAAAACTTCCAATCCATCGCTATAATATGTACATCTTCAATAAGCAGATTTCGCAAACAATAGCTGAAATCTGAAGAATACAGTGTAAGAGCACTGCTTCCGGCTGAGTACCTATCTCACGTTGGACAAGCTTCTTGCAGATGTCACAGATTATTAAAGGGAATTTAGAGAGGAAGTTAGCCTAAAAATGTCGCATTTACGGACAATAGCTGACAGTCCCATCCAGTGGGCTCCTTAAATCCTACGCAATTGCGCACAGCGTAATTGATTATTTAAAATAGAGGATGGTTTTTATGGCTTCAGAGGAAGTAAAACAATCGTTAAAATTATTTATCGTTTTATCAAGAGCGCATAAAGCGATAAGTGAAGCTACAAATCAATTTATACAAGCAAATGGTTTGAATCCCACAGAATTCGCGGTTTTAGAACTTTTATATCATAAAGGTCGTCAGCCCCTGCAGCAAATCGGAAACAAAATTTTATTAGCGAGCGGCTCGATTACGTACGTTGTTGATAAGTTGGAGAAACGGAATTTTTTAGCGCGTGTTTCGTGCCCAACAGATCGTCGCGTCACTTACGCGGAAATAACTGATCTTGGTTCCGAGTTTATGGACAAGCTGTTTCCTGAGCATGAGCAGAAAATTCATGAACTTTTAGGAGCATTATCGGTTGAAGAAAAACAGACGGCAATTGAATTATTAAAAAAATTAGGATTATCTATTAAAGATTTATCCTATTAAACAAAGAAAAGGACGCCCCTAATTTACGGGCGTCCTTTTTGGTGTTTATTGAATTGTTAAGCCCATTTGTAAAAAGGCGTCTGTTAAGTCCGCTTGGACATTATCGTAAATTGTTAACGTAACAAATAGGTTTTCACGTTCAATAACAACTTTTACAACCTTCTCATCCTCTAATAAAGCTTCATATCCAACAATATTTAAAATATCCTTACGTTCTGACAAAGTTGAAGCTAAATCCAGATCTTTCGTGTTTTCAGGTGCAATAGCAGAAATTGTTTCCTTTGCAGACTCTTTTAACTGATCAAAAGTTACATCTTCTTTTTTTACAACCTCAATCTGCATTGAAGTAGCTTCATCAGCATTATTTAATAAACTGTCGACACCTGGTTCTTCTGAAGTAAGTGTATAGTTTTCTAAATGCTGAATTGTGTAATTCATTTCATCACTTGTTGAAGTTACTACTTTTTCTTCAAACGGCTGGCCATTTGAAATGTACGTCAATGTAGAATTATCAGCTTTATCTTCTTGTTCAGCTTTTGTTTCTTCTGATGGTTCAGTAGCTTCTACTTGTTCATCTGAAGGAGAGTCATCCGATTCACTAGTTTCAGTCGTCTCGTTTGTTTCTTGTTGTTCTTCGTTTTGCACTTGTTCTGTTTCGGTAGGTTCTTCTTTTGCTGCATTTGTTGTTGTAGGCTCGTCTGTATCCGTATTACAAGCTGCCAAAAATGCAGATAAAATAACTACGGCACCGACTTGATAAATTGTTTTCTTCATATGGATCCCCCTTTTACATGTTTAGACGGAATTTAGAAAGATAAGTTTCTGCTTTAATTGTATCAGAATAATGGTAAAACTAAAAATAATAGTAAAACAAAGACAATATGGGTAACGATAATTAACGGTAAACTTTTTTTCCATTCATATAACGCTCCCCAAAGAATACCAGCGATAATAGCTGCAAGAGCACCTGGAAGAAACCCGCTAATGGCTAGAGACAGTGAAAATAACATTGAAGTAATTATGACAGCCCAGAAAGGCGTTGTGAATTGTTTTAATTGCTGCTGAACATATCCTCGCCAAAACATTTCTTCCCCTACGGCTACGATAAAAATGAGCATTAAGTAATGGAAAATATTTTGAGGACCATATACATCCAAAAACTTTGTTATATCCTTTGCTGCGTTTTTATCGAGATAAGGCATTAACATATAACCGAGTTTTACAATACCATACGTAATTGTCCCGTACCCAATACCGTAAATCAAATATTGCCATGTTGGGATATGGTCTTCAAATTTACCAGCCACTAAACTGATTGCAATTCCAACTAGTAATGTAAAGGCATATAAATACCAAAAAATCGTTTTTTCATAAAATGTAAAAAACATCATGCTGAAAATAAAAACTAATGCCAGAAGGAGTGTAATGATTTGTTTTCTGTTTTTCAATAGCTTCAACCTCCCCTTACGTATCGTAACAAAAATTACCCTTTTTATCATCAAATCAATGTTAAAAAGGGTAATTTGCATTAAATTATTCGTTATTAGCTAATATTTTATACCGTTTGTGATTAACAACTGTTTTTTCTTCCATTTCTAAATCATGAAAATTATCCATAATCGTTATATCTACGATAACGGAATTTTCATTCACCTTTTCAACGACTCCTTTTAAGCCGTCTTTAAACTCGATTATATTTCCAACTTCCGCAATTTTCATACACAGTCAGTCCCTTCATCGACTACTAATTAACAGTTTGCTTGAAATTATACTACAAAATTCAATTAGTTTGAATAATTTTATTAATTTACTAGGGTTTATTTGGAATATATTTTCGATTAAGAGTTTGATATATTGGATTTATACATATAAAAAAATGGAAAGAGGGGTCCATATGACAGACTATAAAAATATTCTCGATCAGTTGCGTAATGGCGAATTACAATCTGTAGTTATAAAAAAAGAAGAATTTCTTCAGTTTCGAGAACACCTTATTAAAGATGAACAATTTAAAAATTTCCGTGGTGAAGCGAAACAAGGTGGGGATGTAGTTTATACATTTTCCGAAAATTCCAGAGCATAATAAGTGTCGAATTTTGAATAATGATTATTTTGTAAAAAGATTACAATATGGGTATAATAATGGTAATGGACTAAAAAAAGGAGGAAATAAAGTGGGTAGACCTATCTCGAATGAGGCACTACTTTTGGAAATTGAAGAAAAGCGTAAACAAATGATTCAATCAGGTTTAGAAAATGGTTTACGAAGTGATAAAACGCTCCAGCTAAGCGTCCAAGTAGACAATCTAATGAATGCTTTTAATCAATCGAGAAGTGCACATCTGTTTTATAAACATTAAAATAAAAATATTTATAAATTTTATGTTTAAAACAGTTATGAGAAGGGAAGAGTAATTTTGAACACAGCAACATTCTCATTTCCCCCTTTAGAGTAGAAGCGGTCCAACGCTACTGCTCTCTTTTTTTATATATGCACGAAAATCCAATTTATTCATTCAATTCCTATAAATACTCCTAACAAAAATCCTCCGATTGACGAACACATCCTTGTATGAAATTATCCTGATTAATAGTAGTGAATATATTTTATTACGAATTATTGAAATACACTGACATTGAAGTTCTCACTGTTTTTGTTAAAATAAAAGAAAATACTAAAGGGGCATACATATGGAATCAAAAAAAATAGGGTTTATCGGTACGGGCGTAATGGGAGCAAGCATTGTTATGCATTTGCTGAATGCCGGACATGATGTAACAATTTATACAAGAACTAAAAGCAAAGCGGCAGATCTTATTTCTGCAGGCGCGAAGTGGGCGGAAACACCGGCACAAGCAAGTATAGAGCAGGATATTATCTTTACGATGGTTGGTTACCCAAAAGATGTCGAAGAAGTTTATATTGGTGAGAACGGT is from Solibacillus isronensis and encodes:
- a CDS encoding TerC family protein yields the protein MEAILLEYAWVLLVLVFLEGLLAADNAVVMAVMVKHLPKEQQKKALFYGLFGAFVFRFIALFLITFLAKYWEIQALGAAYLLFISIKHLYDNHFKKQDEDSEIKEGKGSGFWMTVLKVELADIAFAIDSMLAAVAIAMTLPHISDYHIGGINAGPFAVMFLGGFIGLVIMRFAAQMFVKLLNDYPTLETAAFLIVGWVGVKLAVLALGHENLAIIDPHFPHSTTWKAIFWVVLLGLAVGGYLVSVYKNKKAKAE
- a CDS encoding TrkH family potassium uptake protein yields the protein MPFKKFEKRKITPFQILITYYSVAILISFLLLRLPGVHLEGVHVSFLDSLFTAVSAVSVTGLTTVTVAETYSSFGLAMILLILQFGAIGIMSIGTFLWLLFGKKIGMRERQLIMIDHNQYNLSGVVALIRQIAKLLFMIELTGAFILTVHFKRYFATWEESAINGLFAAISATTNGGFDITGMSLQPFHHDYFIQFVCMILIFLGAIGFPVLIEVKAYLTKKDPAFRFSLFTKVTTFTYVALFIFGSVVIFIIESFQSFKGMRWHEAAFTAMFQSVSTRSAGLTTFDVTSFNEATQLFMSALMFIGASPSSVGGGIRTTTFAIVILFLIAFSRGQSEIQIFNREIHVIDVFRSFAVLIFAIIMVLGAAMVLFITESRATMMEVIFEITSAFGTCGMSLGITGDLTAFGKMVIMVLMFVGRVGLISFLYSIGGSAQKKKYHYPKERIIIG
- a CDS encoding transposase yields the protein MKIFLVISSIVVPLIMVLLRKKISKSALVFNILAVIFVIIFGSIASTSIYQIIIDDAVFMTKIHGLFLNELFLISGAYIGVFTIYRLMILTLHEK
- a CDS encoding B12-binding domain-containing radical SAM protein, with product MKIILSTLNAKYIHTNLAIRYLKAAALPEFDCELAEYTIKDPAFNIVSDLFQKKPDVVGFSCYIWNINETIAVIRMLKTVLPNVKIILGGPEVSYDVHEWIRKHEEIDFIIMGEGEVSFKEMLRHFNGEIPLEKVPGICYLEEGKLKIHAQPPKIDLREIASPFRFEEDLPHLGKRIQYIETSRGCPFSCQFCLSSIEVGVRYFNREKIKEDIRYLMNNGAKTIKFVDRTFNISRSYAMEMFQFLIDEHQPGVVFQFEITADIMRPEVIQFLNDNAPKGLFRFEIGVQSTNDLTNDLVKRRQNFEKLTRTVTMVKEGGKIDQHLDLIAGLPEEDYASFRKTFNDVFAMRPEELQLGFLKLLRGTGLRLEAEKYGYTYVDISPYEIFSNNVLTFDDIVRIKHAEDVLEKYWNAHRMDNTIEYLVTKVFETPFDFFQSFGTYWETKGWSRIGHQLEDLFRRLLEFLQTVEHADLEVTTSLMKYDFLQGQQFQPRKLWWNDRLSEADMKDVYARIKENPSLVGEEFAAMQITERELFKHSLIIPFHIDLQNYEVGAPQKETGYLFTYFRNGQQPYFSTFN
- a CDS encoding ATP-binding protein; this encodes MLEELFQQSNEQIIILNRQGKIEFMNSKAEEILQSVHLPKCFWESADKISGEWERFISSVNEKSTSTATFTLINKYHQKIPVQVWGHYLEHKQLIFTRIQVNPSNVISFEEKSKTLMFQNLIDGMAQGVILTMLNGKIISGNAMALHLLDRKAAQIENRSYDYLFEDCQYDSQVITQYYKKISNREMASIFVMRKTEDGNTVYLNFISKVDENLGILVTTIIDQTEEMMLLKRIEHQQSLSFIGQNIASIAHEIRNPMTSIQGFIQMIKSSLNEQEYPYFKILESELKRMDDLLGDLLNISKPKKQIFQMVDMKEVVDQSIQRMQPLAMKTNAMILFEYDEKVEYRINGDFNRLMQMIMNLLKNAIEAMDTNNYIVVRLLNRGKNTLQLSVEDSGKGMNAVDIENALNPFYTTKETGSGLGLMLVQSVIKEHNGTLHIESEQGAGSKFLIDFDLRNEIEYLNSSPSYSMRVARMAAISK
- a CDS encoding MarR family winged helix-turn-helix transcriptional regulator, with the protein product MASEEVKQSLKLFIVLSRAHKAISEATNQFIQANGLNPTEFAVLELLYHKGRQPLQQIGNKILLASGSITYVVDKLEKRNFLARVSCPTDRRVTYAEITDLGSEFMDKLFPEHEQKIHELLGALSVEEKQTAIELLKKLGLSIKDLSY
- a CDS encoding chemotaxis protein, translating into MKKTIYQVGAVVILSAFLAACNTDTDEPTTTNAAKEEPTETEQVQNEEQQETNETTETSESDDSPSDEQVEATEPSEETKAEQEDKADNSTLTYISNGQPFEEKVVTSTSDEMNYTIQHLENYTLTSEEPGVDSLLNNADEATSMQIEVVKKEDVTFDQLKESAKETISAIAPENTKDLDLASTLSERKDILNIVGYEALLEDEKVVKVVIERENLFVTLTIYDNVQADLTDAFLQMGLTIQ
- a CDS encoding CPBP family intramembrane glutamic endopeptidase, giving the protein MKNRKQIITLLLALVFIFSMMFFTFYEKTIFWYLYAFTLLVGIAISLVAGKFEDHIPTWQYLIYGIGYGTITYGIVKLGYMLMPYLDKNAAKDITKFLDVYGPQNIFHYLMLIFIVAVGEEMFWRGYVQQQLKQFTTPFWAVIITSMLFSLSLAISGFLPGALAAIIAGILWGALYEWKKSLPLIIVTHIVFVLLLFLVLPLF
- a CDS encoding YkvS family protein — protein: MKIAEVGNIIEFKDGLKGVVEKVNENSVIVDITIMDNFHDLEMEEKTVVNHKRYKILANNE
- a CDS encoding aspartyl-phosphate phosphatase Spo0E family protein, with the protein product MGRPISNEALLLEIEEKRKQMIQSGLENGLRSDKTLQLSVQVDNLMNAFNQSRSAHLFYKH